A single genomic interval of Deinococcus sp. HSC-46F16 harbors:
- a CDS encoding enoyl-CoA hydratase-related protein — protein sequence MTFESVRLSHAGEVATLTLAHPKSAFGPATWRDLPQALGELGEARVLVVRGERHFSVGLDVAATAPLIAPTLGDPEGFAALVAEMHAAIEGLAALPIPVVAAIDGWCIGAGLELAAACDLRLCSAPARFSLPEVKLGITADLGGLQRLPHLIGRGRAAHLALTGEPIDAATAERWGLVTEVLPDADALYARADALAAHLAALPPKALEGTKRTLQDGLSHAESLAAAVEWNARHMTADALLSALKGGKL from the coding sequence ATGACCTTTGAAAGCGTGCGCCTCTCCCACGCGGGCGAGGTGGCGACCCTGACCCTGGCGCACCCCAAGAGCGCCTTCGGCCCGGCGACGTGGCGCGACCTTCCCCAGGCCCTGGGCGAGCTGGGGGAAGCCCGCGTGCTGGTCGTGCGCGGCGAGCGGCACTTCAGTGTGGGGCTGGATGTGGCGGCGACCGCGCCCCTGATCGCCCCCACGCTGGGCGATCCCGAGGGGTTCGCGGCGCTGGTGGCCGAGATGCACGCGGCCATCGAGGGCCTGGCCGCGCTGCCCATTCCGGTGGTCGCGGCCATCGACGGCTGGTGCATCGGCGCGGGGCTGGAACTCGCCGCCGCGTGCGACCTGCGGCTGTGCAGCGCCCCCGCCCGCTTCAGCCTGCCCGAAGTCAAGCTGGGCATCACCGCCGATCTGGGCGGCCTCCAGCGCCTGCCGCATCTGATCGGGCGGGGGCGGGCGGCGCACCTCGCGCTGACGGGCGAACCCATCGACGCGGCCACCGCCGAACGTTGGGGCCTCGTGACCGAAGTGCTCCCCGACGCGGACGCCCTCTACGCCCGCGCCGACGCCCTGGCCGCCCACCTCGCCGCTCTGCCCCCAAAGGCGCTGGAAGGCACCAAACGCACCCTGCAAGATGGCCTCTCTCACGCCGAGAGCCTCGCCGCCGCCGTGGAGTGGAACGCGCGGCACATGACGGCGGACGCGCTGCTGAGTGCCCTCAAGGGGGGTAAATTATGA
- a CDS encoding magnesium transporter CorA family protein, whose amino-acid sequence MIRARTLEGQDLDWQGQTRGVWVDAQGVTPDELARLRSAFRLNPLAVEDVLERGHWSRAEAYPEHAFITVRSYARPEEADEFTERVSVFLFPEAVLTMGHGPTCALEQVWALLGRETVNTPPEVAYELLDHTADTFFTLADTLETRVDELEERVFTHVRENPIADVFDLKHLLAHARRLASDAREAAILLARHADGTPADLVRYRDAQDSFARAAGRLDTLRDHLTSLLDLHLNLQSQRMNEVMRTLTAVSVVFLPLTFLAGVWGMNFEHMPELTQPWGYALAWSSFLLIGGLLAAYFKRRGWW is encoded by the coding sequence ATGATTCGGGCCAGGACATTGGAGGGGCAGGATCTCGACTGGCAGGGCCAGACGCGCGGGGTCTGGGTGGACGCGCAGGGGGTCACCCCGGACGAACTCGCCCGGCTGCGCTCAGCCTTCCGGCTCAATCCCCTCGCCGTGGAGGACGTGCTGGAGCGCGGGCACTGGAGCCGCGCCGAGGCATATCCCGAGCACGCCTTCATCACCGTGCGCTCCTACGCCCGCCCGGAGGAGGCCGACGAGTTCACCGAGCGGGTCAGCGTCTTCCTCTTTCCGGAAGCGGTCCTCACGATGGGCCACGGTCCCACCTGCGCCCTGGAACAGGTCTGGGCACTGCTGGGCCGCGAGACGGTGAACACGCCGCCGGAGGTCGCCTACGAACTGCTCGACCACACGGCCGACACCTTTTTCACCCTGGCCGACACGCTGGAGACGCGGGTGGACGAGCTGGAGGAACGGGTCTTTACCCATGTCCGGGAGAACCCGATCGCGGACGTGTTCGACCTCAAGCACCTGCTCGCGCACGCCCGCCGCCTCGCGTCCGACGCGCGGGAGGCCGCCATTCTGCTGGCCCGGCACGCGGACGGCACGCCCGCCGATCTGGTGCGCTACCGCGACGCGCAGGACTCCTTTGCGCGGGCGGCGGGGCGGCTCGATACGCTGCGCGACCACCTCACCAGCCTGCTCGACCTGCACCTGAACCTTCAGAGCCAGCGCATGAACGAGGTGATGCGGACCCTGACCGCCGTCAGCGTGGTCTTTCTGCCGCTGACCTTTCTGGCGGGGGTGTGGGGCATGAACTTCGAGCATATGCCGGAGCTGACCCAGCCCTGGGGCTACGCGCTGGCGTGGAGCAGTTTCCTGCTGATCGGCGGGCTGCTGGCCGCCTATTTCAAACGGCGCGGGTGGTGGTGA
- the xseA gene encoding exodeoxyribonuclease VII large subunit, translating to MTGRRKKGAARPPEQFLDLVDVLGYVEQVIARGVPGAVWVRAEIASLTDRRHLYLDLVQFGGGAEVAKCRATVWARERFALEGKFRRATGGGLTAGLKVLLFCTAEFHAQYGFSLNVLDVAPEFTVGDAALRLEALRETLVREGVYGLNRTLPAPTDFARVAVISPHEAAGLGDFRREVDALEAAGVLDPVYLEATFQGGAASESLTAAIAQARAAHEKEPLDALVLIRGGGAVTDLAWLNDLAVARALATFPAPVITGLGHARDDTLPDEVAHTRTDTPSKAAALIVRTVASAAAQAREDARRIRACGREALVNAEAGSRWALDRLLGGARRQADTGRLNTDALMRQALGLTPERTLARGYALVRDGAGRPVTRAAGVGPGERLTLDFADGTATVRAEGRASPATPVPNPPSQGGRE from the coding sequence GTGACGGGGCGGCGCAAGAAGGGCGCGGCCCGGCCGCCCGAGCAGTTCCTCGACCTCGTGGACGTGCTGGGGTACGTCGAGCAGGTCATCGCGCGGGGGGTGCCGGGGGCGGTGTGGGTTCGGGCGGAGATCGCGTCGCTCACCGACCGCCGCCACCTCTACCTCGACCTCGTGCAATTTGGCGGCGGCGCGGAGGTCGCCAAGTGTCGCGCAACCGTATGGGCACGCGAACGCTTCGCGCTGGAGGGCAAATTCCGCCGGGCCACGGGCGGGGGGCTGACGGCGGGCCTCAAGGTGCTGCTCTTTTGCACCGCCGAGTTCCACGCGCAGTACGGCTTTTCCCTGAACGTGCTGGACGTGGCCCCCGAGTTCACCGTGGGGGACGCGGCCCTGCGGCTGGAGGCCCTGCGCGAGACGCTGGTGCGCGAGGGCGTCTACGGCCTGAACCGCACCCTGCCTGCCCCCACCGACTTCGCGCGGGTGGCGGTCATCAGCCCCCATGAGGCGGCGGGCCTGGGGGACTTCCGGCGCGAGGTGGACGCGCTGGAGGCGGCGGGCGTGCTGGACCCCGTGTATCTGGAGGCGACCTTTCAGGGGGGGGCGGCCTCGGAGAGCCTGACGGCGGCGATTGCCCAGGCGCGGGCCGCCCATGAAAAAGAGCCGCTGGACGCGCTCGTCCTGATTCGCGGGGGTGGGGCGGTGACCGACCTCGCGTGGCTGAACGACCTCGCGGTGGCGCGTGCCCTGGCGACCTTTCCGGCCCCGGTGATCACGGGCCTGGGCCACGCCCGCGACGACACCCTGCCCGACGAGGTGGCGCACACCCGCACCGACACCCCCAGCAAGGCCGCCGCGCTGATCGTGCGGACGGTGGCCTCGGCCGCCGCGCAGGCCAGGGAGGACGCCCGCCGCATTCGCGCCTGCGGCCGGGAAGCCCTCGTGAACGCCGAGGCCGGATCGCGCTGGGCACTGGACCGGCTGCTGGGAGGCGCCCGCCGCCAGGCCGACACCGGCCGCCTGAACACCGACGCCCTGATGCGGCAGGCGCTGGGCCTGACCCCGGAGCGCACCCTGGCGCGGGGCTACGCGCTCGTGCGGGACGGGGCGGGGAGGCCCGTGACGCGGGCGGCGGGGGTGGGACCGGGGGAGCGGCTGACGCTGGACTTCGCGGATGGAACGGCAACAGTCAGGGCAGAAGGGCGAGCTTCGCCCGCCACCCCCGTCCCCAACCCTCCCTCACAAGGAGGGAGGGAGTAG
- a CDS encoding PHB depolymerase family esterase: MKRFLPLLSASLLLAACSQAPSATAPAPGLRAQATGTSVTGSATGGGVTRNYTLYTPPAGAGTPRPLVVMLHGCTQSPADFAAGTRMNDLADQKGFLVVYPEQPSSANQNKCWNWFEPTHQSRGQGEPAAIKAIVDAVKGRTSVDGSRVYVAGLSAGAAMSVIMGATYPDVFSAIGVGAGLEYKAATSTAAAFTAMNSGGPNPDAQGIAAYNAMGTAKRNVRAIVFHGTSDYTVYPVNGDQVAAQWVQTNDLTDDGADNGSKATSQVTSRSGTVSGGRAYTVKTYAGGVVEHWTVTGMGHAWSGGSTAGTYTDPQGPDASAEMWRFFSAGTATPPPSGGTDTTAPTLSVSPAPGTYTGPLTVTFSLNESGTVYVTSDGSDPRTSTTRTTLPGGGSLTLSGSATVRAYGADTAGNASAVQDLTYTVVTAASTTTFSSVVAEDGYVAANSKAATTGGYVVASGGISVGDNADAPWKGVLSFDTSGLPDGATVTGAKLTLRYSLAPNGNPWAGGATLNADLKADCLGAGCALGTDDWAAAVTAAGAASFAAPASTGAGTVLTTSLNAAALSAVNRAGRTQVRLSFAGGTAGSNGLSDYVTFGEGTQATLEVTYR; encoded by the coding sequence ATGAAGCGTTTCCTGCCCCTGCTGTCCGCGTCCCTGCTGCTCGCCGCCTGCTCGCAGGCCCCGTCCGCCACCGCTCCCGCCCCCGGACTGCGGGCACAGGCGACGGGCACGTCCGTCACGGGGAGCGCCACGGGTGGGGGCGTGACCCGTAACTACACCCTCTACACGCCCCCGGCGGGTGCGGGCACACCCCGGCCCCTGGTCGTGATGCTGCACGGCTGCACCCAGTCCCCGGCGGACTTCGCGGCGGGCACCCGCATGAACGACCTTGCGGACCAGAAGGGCTTTCTGGTCGTCTATCCCGAGCAGCCGTCGAGTGCCAACCAGAACAAGTGCTGGAACTGGTTCGAGCCCACCCACCAGTCGCGCGGCCAGGGCGAACCCGCCGCGATCAAGGCCATCGTGGACGCGGTGAAGGGCCGCACCAGCGTGGACGGGTCGCGGGTCTACGTCGCCGGGCTCTCGGCGGGCGCGGCGATGAGCGTGATCATGGGCGCGACGTACCCCGACGTGTTCAGCGCCATCGGCGTGGGCGCGGGCCTGGAATACAAGGCGGCGACGAGCACGGCAGCCGCCTTCACCGCCATGAATTCAGGCGGCCCGAATCCCGACGCTCAGGGCATCGCCGCCTATAACGCGATGGGCACCGCCAAGCGGAACGTGCGGGCCATCGTCTTTCACGGCACCAGCGATTACACGGTCTATCCGGTGAACGGCGATCAGGTGGCCGCCCAGTGGGTGCAGACGAATGATCTCACCGACGACGGAGCCGACAACGGCAGCAAGGCGACCTCACAGGTCACGAGCCGCAGCGGCACGGTGAGCGGCGGACGCGCCTACACGGTCAAGACCTACGCGGGCGGCGTGGTCGAACACTGGACCGTGACCGGGATGGGCCACGCCTGGAGCGGCGGCAGCACGGCGGGCACCTACACCGACCCGCAGGGACCGGACGCCAGCGCCGAGATGTGGCGGTTTTTCAGCGCGGGGACGGCCACGCCGCCACCTTCCGGGGGGACCGACACCACCGCTCCCACCCTCAGCGTGTCCCCGGCGCCGGGCACCTACACCGGGCCGTTGACCGTCACCTTCTCGCTCAACGAGTCGGGCACTGTCTATGTCACGAGCGACGGCAGCGACCCGCGCACGAGCACCACCCGGACCACGCTGCCGGGAGGCGGTTCCCTGACCCTCAGCGGCAGCGCGACCGTGCGGGCCTACGGGGCCGACACAGCGGGCAACGCCTCGGCGGTGCAGGACCTCACGTACACCGTGGTCACCGCCGCCAGCACGACGACCTTCTCCTCGGTGGTCGCGGAGGACGGCTACGTCGCGGCGAACAGCAAGGCGGCCACGACGGGCGGGTACGTGGTGGCCTCCGGCGGCATCAGCGTGGGCGACAACGCAGACGCGCCGTGGAAGGGCGTGCTGTCCTTCGACACCTCCGGCCTGCCCGACGGGGCGACGGTGACCGGGGCAAAACTGACGCTGCGGTACAGCCTTGCCCCCAACGGCAACCCCTGGGCGGGTGGGGCCACCCTGAATGCCGACCTGAAGGCGGATTGCCTGGGGGCCGGGTGTGCCCTGGGAACCGACGACTGGGCGGCAGCGGTGACGGCGGCGGGCGCGGCCAGCTTCGCGGCCCCGGCGAGCACCGGGGCGGGAACGGTCCTGACCACCTCCCTGAACGCCGCCGCCCTGAGCGCCGTGAACCGCGCGGGCCGCACCCAGGTTCGGCTGAGTTTTGCGGGCGGCACGGCGGGCAGCAACGGGCTGAGCGATTACGTGACGTTCGGGGAGGGGACGCAGGCGACCCTGGAAGTCACGTACCGGTAA
- a CDS encoding D-alanyl-D-alanine carboxypeptidase yields MRRVLPLLLLLPTLGALSRAQAPQPSAPLHITLTRSPGLSAEVRRALSDMPPGVRLGLLVRDLETGEVLETRDEGLSLIPASTVKLVTAAAVLLDRGDAGWWSTELTVPASEQGRARVSHLALRGGGDPTLSTSDGPNSLRALAKQAYARGLREVGAVRLDETRLNAAAWDGLVLGVPMTAVRLTDWSASPPASAAQARAWAGTALIRELRRAGVQVRSDVVGTAPRYIPPVRPLRRDERGRFLPPDPLIPVEMRPEQAVASVRSARPFRALADVLRPSDNLRAEELLASLASPPGTQTRALGREWAALWQLGVDTAGVNLADGSGLSRDNRLTARALVDLLDHMYDVPYIRGEARAEVPGETYRARRNAFAEALPQAGTGGDKEGRGGTLALRMQGTGLDVRAKTGTLPGVSALAGYVTAKSGRVLGFALLMNGARETPILTLRAVQDEVVEAVAGRY; encoded by the coding sequence GTGCGCCGCGTCCTCCCCCTGCTTCTGCTGCTTCCCACGCTGGGGGCGCTGTCGCGGGCGCAGGCGCCGCAGCCGTCCGCGCCCCTCCACATCACGCTGACCCGTTCGCCGGGCCTGAGCGCGGAGGTGCGGCGGGCGCTGTCGGACATGCCGCCCGGCGTGCGGCTGGGCCTGCTGGTCCGCGATCTGGAGACGGGCGAGGTGCTGGAGACGCGGGATGAAGGTCTTTCGCTGATTCCCGCGAGCACGGTCAAGCTGGTGACGGCGGCGGCGGTGCTACTGGACCGGGGCGACGCGGGCTGGTGGAGCACCGAGCTGACCGTGCCCGCAAGCGAGCAGGGCCGGGCGCGGGTGTCGCACCTGGCGCTGCGGGGCGGGGGTGACCCCACGCTGAGCACCTCGGACGGTCCCAACAGCCTGCGGGCGCTGGCGAAACAGGCGTATGCCCGTGGCCTGCGTGAGGTCGGCGCGGTGCGGCTGGACGAGACGCGGCTGAACGCGGCGGCCTGGGATGGTCTCGTGCTGGGGGTCCCGATGACCGCCGTGCGGCTGACCGACTGGTCCGCCTCGCCCCCCGCGTCGGCGGCGCAGGCCCGTGCATGGGCGGGGACGGCGCTGATCCGGGAGCTGCGGCGGGCCGGGGTACAGGTGCGCTCGGACGTGGTGGGCACGGCGCCCCGCTACATCCCCCCCGTGCGGCCCCTGCGCCGGGACGAGCGGGGCCGCTTCCTGCCACCCGACCCCCTCATTCCCGTAGAGATGCGGCCCGAGCAGGCGGTCGCCTCCGTTCGCAGTGCGCGGCCCTTCCGGGCGCTGGCGGATGTCCTGCGTCCCAGTGACAACCTCCGCGCGGAGGAACTGCTCGCCTCCCTCGCCTCCCCGCCGGGCACCCAGACGCGGGCGCTGGGGCGCGAATGGGCGGCGCTGTGGCAGCTCGGGGTGGACACGGCAGGCGTGAACCTCGCCGACGGCAGCGGCCTGAGCCGCGACAACCGCCTGACCGCGCGGGCGCTGGTGGACCTGCTGGACCACATGTACGACGTGCCCTACATCCGGGGCGAGGCGCGGGCCGAAGTGCCGGGGGAGACCTACCGGGCGCGGCGCAATGCCTTCGCGGAGGCGCTGCCGCAGGCGGGCACCGGGGGGGATAAGGAAGGGAGGGGAGGTACCCTCGCGCTGCGGATGCAGGGAACGGGGCTGGACGTGCGGGCCAAGACGGGCACGTTGCCGGGCGTGTCGGCACTGGCGGGGTACGTGACCGCGAAAAGTGGGCGGGTGCTGGGATTCGCCCTGCTGATGAACGGGGCGCGTGAGACGCCGATCCTGACTCTGCGGGCGGTTCAGGATGAGGTGGTGGAGGCAGTGGCGGGGCGGTACTGA
- the pdxY gene encoding pyridoxal kinase PdxY, translating into MTAADPAAPPPALSQTTLPQNILSIQSWVSYGHVGNAAAVFPLQRLGFEVWAIHTVQFSNHTGYGAWTGTVFPPEHVAQIIDGIEARGALPSCGAVLSGYMGSEGTVDAVVGAVRRVRAANPEALYCCDPVMGDVGRGVFVRPELPELIGERAVPEADLVTPNQFELELLTGRTVRTLDDALDAARTLRGRLREGGPRIVVVTSLVRGDAPADVIETLTVTQEGAWLCRTPLLPLDPPRNGTGDAIAALFFGHYLQTGDAGEALSLSMSALYALLELTHRAGTREIQLVAAQDEYARPSRVFPAERVG; encoded by the coding sequence ATGACCGCCGCCGACCCTGCCGCCCCGCCCCCCGCCCTTTCACAGACCACCCTGCCCCAGAACATCCTCAGCATCCAGTCCTGGGTGAGTTACGGCCACGTCGGGAACGCCGCCGCCGTCTTTCCCCTGCAACGCCTGGGGTTCGAGGTCTGGGCCATCCACACCGTGCAGTTTTCCAACCACACCGGGTACGGGGCGTGGACCGGGACGGTGTTTCCGCCTGAACACGTCGCGCAGATCATCGACGGCATCGAGGCGCGGGGGGCGCTGCCCTCGTGCGGCGCGGTCCTGAGCGGCTATATGGGCTCGGAGGGCACCGTGGACGCCGTGGTGGGCGCGGTGCGGCGGGTGCGGGCGGCCAACCCGGAGGCGCTGTACTGCTGCGACCCGGTGATGGGCGACGTGGGGCGCGGGGTGTTCGTGCGGCCCGAGCTGCCGGAGCTGATCGGCGAGCGGGCGGTGCCGGAAGCCGACCTCGTGACGCCCAACCAGTTCGAGCTGGAGCTGTTGACCGGGCGCACGGTGAGGACTCTGGACGACGCGCTGGACGCGGCGCGGACCCTTCGCGGGCGGCTGCGCGAAGGCGGTCCCCGCATCGTGGTGGTGACCAGCCTGGTGCGCGGGGACGCCCCGGCGGACGTGATCGAGACGCTCACCGTCACCCAGGAGGGCGCGTGGCTGTGCCGCACGCCGCTGCTGCCCCTGGACCCGCCGCGCAACGGGACCGGAGACGCCATCGCCGCGCTGTTTTTCGGGCACTACCTCCAGACCGGGGACGCGGGCGAGGCCCTGAGCCTGAGCATGAGCGCCCTGTACGCGTTGCTGGAGCTGACCCACCGTGCCGGAACCCGCGAGATTCAACTCGTGGCCGCGCAGGACGAATACGCCCGGCCCTCGCGGGTGTTCCCGGCAGAGCGGGTGGGGTGA
- a CDS encoding CrcB family protein, producing the protein MAGGALGAAARYGAGLGLAPLAARSGWPLPTLLVNVVGSLLLGLTLGLVGRGVWPEATRLAFGTGVLGAFTTFSAFSAELDGLLNRGAGGAAALYAVLSVGLGVGAAVTGRLLAERL; encoded by the coding sequence ATGGCGGGCGGTGCCCTGGGCGCGGCGGCCCGTTACGGGGCAGGGCTGGGGCTGGCGCCGCTGGCCGCGCGGAGCGGCTGGCCGCTGCCCACCCTGCTCGTCAACGTGGTGGGGTCGCTGCTGCTGGGCCTGACCCTGGGGCTGGTGGGGCGCGGCGTGTGGCCGGAAGCGACGCGGCTGGCCTTCGGGACCGGGGTGCTGGGGGCCTTTACGACCTTTTCGGCGTTCAGCGCGGAACTGGACGGGCTGCTGAACCGGGGGGCGGGGGGCGCGGCGGCGCTGTACGCGGTCCTCAGCGTGGGGCTGGGCGTGGGGGCGGCCGTCACCGGGCGCCTGCTGGCGGAGCGGCTGTGA
- a CDS encoding SDR family oxidoreductase, with translation MTQPADPATTFRPDLLRGKHALITGGGSGINLGIAQSFAAHGCAVTILGRNLDKAQTAARGIGEAGGRALGVSADVRDFAALQAAAQAGVDAFGPLDIVLAGAAGNFPAPVDGISPNGFKTVVDIDLLGTYNTIKACAPHLKTPGGTILSISAYGVPVPMQAHVVAAKAGVDALTQTLAVEWGLRGVRVNAIIPGPIDGTEGMARLAPDERTRAAFTRTVPLGRFGVPQDIANAALFLVSDAASYVTGVILPVDGGQNMLGGAPQYQMYLQMQAAGAGEQKA, from the coding sequence ATGACCCAACCCGCTGACCCCGCCACCACCTTCCGCCCCGACCTGCTGCGCGGCAAGCACGCCCTGATCACGGGCGGCGGCAGCGGCATCAACCTCGGCATCGCGCAGAGTTTCGCCGCCCACGGGTGCGCGGTCACCATCCTGGGCCGCAACCTGGACAAGGCGCAGACCGCCGCCCGTGGCATCGGGGAGGCGGGGGGCCGTGCCCTGGGCGTTTCGGCCGATGTGCGCGACTTCGCCGCACTCCAGGCGGCGGCGCAGGCAGGCGTGGACGCCTTCGGGCCGCTGGACATCGTGCTGGCGGGAGCGGCGGGGAACTTCCCGGCTCCGGTGGATGGCATCAGCCCCAACGGCTTCAAGACGGTCGTGGACATCGACCTGCTGGGCACCTACAACACCATCAAGGCGTGTGCGCCTCACCTGAAGACGCCCGGCGGCACCATCCTGAGCATCAGCGCCTACGGGGTGCCGGTGCCCATGCAGGCGCATGTGGTCGCGGCCAAGGCGGGGGTGGACGCCCTCACGCAGACGCTGGCGGTGGAGTGGGGCCTGCGCGGGGTGCGGGTCAACGCGATTATTCCCGGCCCCATCGACGGCACCGAGGGCATGGCCCGCCTCGCCCCCGACGAGCGCACCCGCGCGGCCTTTACCCGCACCGTGCCGCTGGGCCGCTTCGGTGTGCCGCAGGACATCGCCAACGCGGCCCTCTTTCTGGTGTCCGACGCGGCGAGCTACGTGACGGGCGTGATTCTGCCGGTGGACGGCGGCCAGAACATGCTGGGCGGGGCGCCGCAGTACCAGATGTACCTCCAGATGCAGGCGGCGGGCGCGGGCGAGCAGAAAGCGTAA
- a CDS encoding Ig-like domain-containing protein, whose product MALPLSRYGCAAALLTLTLLASCSTQTPSPGPNPQPPAGSADTVRPTLTLTSPQESSTASGSLLLQGTVRDNVGLSRLTYRFGNGNEQALTLLADGAISQSLCLCGLSAGTYVLTVTAYDAAGNSTSVTRTVTVTTGNGTGTPADTQAPTFTLTSPTAGASVQNPVRLTGTATDNQAVTRITYQLGSAPEVALDVTPGPTVNLDTLLPSLPAGAQTVSLRAYDAAGNASSPVQVTFTVSPPSTQPGDTQAPSVTLTSPANGANVTAPVRVQGRVTDNQGVTRVVYAVDNGPETVVPITAGPAVDLDFTLPSLPAGAHTLTVKAYDAAGNVSPAASRTFTVTGGGTGTPGDTVAPSVTLTSPADGATTSNPVRLTGTASDNLGVTRVTYAVDNGPETNLPVAPGQTVSFDAPLPTLSAGTHTVVLRAYDAAGNVSNAASATITVTAGQTTGRQPLTGSAYTVNSGRSELCLLCSVDNAANVINADLADEASMKVTVGALGDTYLRVIGTAPQTAGQRAGFVVRRAGSLLDVSVLSGLTVVTLLGGQVQETRTGAGLLDLALLAPGSDLQTVSFQTSKAFDSVELRFGAVVGALSELRVRYAFVQ is encoded by the coding sequence ATGGCCCTTCCCCTTTCCCGATATGGATGCGCCGCTGCACTGCTGACCCTGACCCTGCTGGCCAGTTGCAGTACCCAGACTCCTAGCCCTGGCCCCAATCCCCAGCCCCCCGCAGGCTCAGCGGACACCGTCAGGCCGACGCTGACCCTGACCTCGCCGCAGGAGAGCAGCACGGCCAGTGGCAGCCTGCTTCTTCAGGGGACCGTCCGCGACAACGTGGGGCTCAGCCGCCTCACGTACCGCTTCGGCAACGGCAATGAGCAGGCGCTGACGCTGCTCGCGGACGGCGCCATCAGCCAGAGCCTCTGCCTGTGCGGCCTTTCGGCGGGGACCTACGTCCTGACCGTCACCGCCTATGACGCGGCGGGGAACAGCACCTCGGTGACCCGCACCGTGACAGTCACGACCGGCAACGGCACGGGGACACCTGCAGACACGCAGGCGCCCACCTTCACGCTGACCTCCCCCACCGCCGGGGCGAGTGTGCAGAATCCCGTGCGGCTGACCGGAACCGCGACCGACAATCAGGCCGTGACCCGCATCACCTACCAGCTCGGTAGCGCACCCGAGGTTGCGCTGGACGTGACTCCCGGCCCCACGGTCAACCTGGACACCCTGCTGCCTTCCCTCCCGGCGGGAGCGCAGACGGTCAGCCTGCGGGCCTACGACGCCGCTGGCAATGCTTCGAGCCCGGTGCAGGTCACGTTCACCGTCAGCCCGCCCAGCACCCAGCCCGGCGATACCCAGGCGCCCAGCGTGACCCTGACCTCGCCCGCCAACGGCGCCAACGTCACGGCGCCGGTGAGAGTGCAGGGCCGGGTCACCGACAACCAGGGCGTGACCCGCGTCGTCTACGCGGTCGACAACGGTCCCGAGACGGTGGTGCCCATCACGGCGGGTCCGGCGGTGGACCTCGACTTCACCCTGCCGTCCCTGCCAGCTGGCGCGCACACGCTGACGGTCAAGGCTTATGACGCGGCCGGAAACGTGTCGCCTGCGGCCAGCCGGACCTTCACCGTGACGGGAGGCGGGACCGGCACGCCCGGCGACACGGTGGCCCCCAGCGTGACCCTGACCTCGCCCGCCGACGGGGCGACCACCAGCAACCCGGTGCGCCTCACCGGCACGGCCAGCGACAACCTGGGGGTCACCCGCGTGACCTACGCCGTGGACAACGGCCCGGAGACGAACCTCCCGGTCGCGCCGGGACAGACGGTCTCCTTCGATGCGCCGCTGCCCACCTTGTCGGCCGGGACGCACACCGTGGTGCTGCGGGCCTACGACGCGGCGGGCAACGTCTCCAACGCGGCCAGCGCGACCATCACGGTGACGGCGGGCCAAACCACGGGACGCCAGCCGCTGACGGGCAGCGCCTACACCGTGAACTCGGGCCGGAGCGAACTGTGCCTGCTGTGCTCGGTGGACAACGCCGCCAACGTGATCAACGCCGACCTGGCTGACGAAGCCTCCATGAAGGTGACCGTGGGGGCGCTGGGCGATACCTACCTGCGGGTCATCGGCACGGCGCCCCAGACGGCAGGGCAGCGGGCCGGATTTGTCGTTCGCCGGGCGGGCAGCCTGCTGGACGTGAGCGTTCTCTCCGGGCTGACCGTGGTCACCCTGCTGGGGGGGCAGGTGCAGGAAACCCGGACGGGGGCTGGGCTGCTCGACCTCGCGCTGCTCGCTCCTGGCAGTGACCTCCAGACAGTCAGTTTCCAGACCAGCAAAGCCTTCGACAGCGTCGAGCTGCGCTTCGGTGCCGTCGTGGGCGCCCTCTCGGAGCTGCGCGTGCGGTACGCCTTCGTGCAATAA
- a CDS encoding (deoxy)nucleoside triphosphate pyrophosphohydrolase codes for MRTVVAGILERDGKVLVGARSAPAWAAGFWEFPGGKVEGEETLAEALAREWREELGAEVEVLEEVYRSALETPVGPFTLVALRLRLLSDEPRPLEHRALAWVAPADLTRLRLLPSNVPIAAALVGPHGL; via the coding sequence ATGCGAACGGTCGTGGCAGGCATTCTGGAGCGGGACGGCAAGGTGCTGGTGGGCGCACGGTCGGCCCCGGCGTGGGCGGCGGGTTTCTGGGAGTTTCCCGGCGGCAAGGTGGAAGGTGAGGAAACGCTGGCCGAGGCCCTGGCCCGCGAATGGCGCGAGGAACTCGGTGCCGAGGTCGAAGTGCTGGAGGAGGTCTACCGCTCAGCGCTGGAGACTCCGGTCGGTCCCTTCACGCTGGTGGCGCTGCGGCTGCGCCTGCTCTCGGACGAGCCCCGACCGCTGGAGCACCGGGCGCTGGCCTGGGTCGCCCCCGCCGACCTGACGCGGCTGCGGCTCTTGCCCAGCAACGTGCCCATCGCGGCGGCGCTGGTTGGGCCACACGGCCTGTAA